TGTCGGCAAGGGAGACCTTGATAATTTCAACGGTCTTCCGGTCAAAGATTCCATTGTGCTCATGGATATGGATTCCGGCAAAAACTGGCTCAATGCGGCCAGTCTAGGAGCATCGGCTCTTATCTATATTGATAACGGCCCGACCCTGAAAGGTTTTTTCGAAGAAAAGCTGGAACTCTCACCGCTGGATTTTCCCCGTTACTATATGAGTGCAGCAGATGCACGCACCGAACTGGGGTTTGACTCCGGGATCGGAAGCAAGCTTGTTGCCGAATCAGGACATATTAAATCCCAAAGCAAATGGGAAAGGATTGAAGCGGAAAACGTATACTGCCTTATCGAGGGCAGTGATCCGAAAATGGCTGAAGAGCTGGTTGTAATTGAATCTTTTTACGACAGCTCAGTCTACGTCATGGGCGATTCTCCCGGTGCGGATGAAGCTCTTTCCATTGCCTCTCTTCTTGAGGTCGGAAAAAAAATGGCCGCCAATCCGCCCAAACGCTCGGTACTGCTGCTGGCAACCACCGGACACGGACAGTCCCTGCGCGGCATGCGTGAATACGCCACTGCTGTTTCCGGTAAAAGCAAAACGCTCAAAAAAATCAAGGTGGAGTTGCGTAAGAAAAAAAATGACGCTTCCAAAATTCTTGACGGTCTTGAGCTGGACAACCCGCTGGCAACCGAGCTTGCAACGGAAAATCCGCAACTGTTCTCCCTGCTTTACGAAACCCTGAAAAACCAGATCAAGGACGAGGTGGATATAATCAGCAAAAAACTCATGCAGTTGCGGCTGCAGGAAAATGCTGATCAAAACGCCATCACTGAACTTGACAACAGACGCAAGCTGCTGCGCCGCATTTCATGGAAATCCGATTACTCCACCCTGCCTGCTGAAGAGATGGCGGCGGTGCAAGATCTTTTTCCACATGTTAAAGAGAAAGTCCTTAAAACCAAACGGGACATCAAACAACAGCTGACCGCCATCAAGAGTGCCCGTGAACTGCGCAAGATTGTACGCTCCAAGGAAATGGTCTGCGGCATCTCCCTGCACCTTTCCAGCCATGGCGAAGGGGTCGGGGCTTTCGGGCAGGGCTGGTTCTATGAACTCAGACCGCGCGTCAACCTCTCACGCACCTTTTCGCGCATCAACGACATCCTTGAAGACGCGGTACCGGAAGTTGAAAAACTGACCGGGACCGAAGGCATGTACAAAGACACCCTGCGCCCGGACCGCACCCGCCCGTGGCAGACATGGCTGCTCGATAAACCGCAGTTCAGCAGTGAAATCGGCATCATGTCCGGCAAGCTCTGCTTCACCTTCGCCACTGTGAACGACGGTCGCGAGTACTGGGGCACACCTTTTGATACTGTTGGAAACGTCAATTGGGATAAAATCGGCAAACAGGCCGAACTCGCTGAAGGTCTGATCAGGAAAATTTCCGACACATCCGGCCCGCTGACCTCCAAGCTGCCCCGCAAAGGATTCGCCATGGTCAACGGCAAGGCCCGCTTCATTCGTCAGGGTGAACTTTTCGCGGACCAGCCGGCTCCCGGAGTCATCTTCATGGCTTTTCAGGGTAAAACCAGATTCTACGCCCTTTCCGACTCCGAAGGAGATTTCAAATACAAGGGCGTGGCCTCCAAAAAACTGGTCCAGTCCAAACTGATCATTGAAGGCTATAAATATAATGATGACGGCAGAATTGTCTGGGCCATCGACAAACAGCAGACCGGGAAAAGCTCATACAGGGTAAAAATGCGCCGACTGGACATGGAAACCAAGCTGGTTATGTTCGGTTGCCGCCAGACCACCCTTTTCGACCTGCTGACCCCGCGCACCTTCCGCTACATGACCAAAGTGGAAGTACTGGACGGCACCCGCGACGCCACCCCCATGCACTACTGGTACAGCCGCATCGATACCCGTTCATCCACCATTGCCAGTGTATTCCTCGAACCGGATGTACCGCTGAAAATGACTCTCTCGGATACGGTGCTGAACCGAAAAATGATTCTCATTGATTCCAAAACAGATGATCCGGCCGGCAAGGGATACAACCTCAAACAATGGCCCATTATCCCGGCCACCGACTACCGTGCGGCGCGGGATATGTGGACCTTGCTTGATCCGCGTATTCAAAACCTTGAAGCCCACGGCATCGTCAACCAGCAGATCAGGAATCTGGAACAGAAAGGGAGCAAAGCCCTCGCCGATGCTGAAACAGCATGGAAGGAACGCCGCTACGACGATTTCATGACCGATGCCCGCAACGCATGGGCACTGGCCTCCAAGGTCTACCTTGATGTGGACCAGACCCAGAAGGATGTGCTGGTGGGCGTTCTCTTTTACATCGCCCTGTTCATCCCCTTTGCCTACTGCATGGAGAGGCTGCTCTTCTCCTTCGCTGATATCCACAAAAGAATTCTCGGCTTTCTGGCCGTGCTTTCGGCGGTTATCGCGGTCATTTATTCCGTGCACCCCGCTTTTGAGCTCACCTACAGCCCCATGGTTGTAATTCTGGCCTTCTTCATTCTCGGCCTTTCGGTCATGGTTTCGCTGATCATTTTCTTCCGCTTTGAAAAAGAAATGATTCTGCTCCAGCAACGGGCACACAAGACCCAGACCTCGGAAATCAGCAAGTGGAAGGCTTTCACCTCCGCATTTGTTATCGGGGTCAGCAACCTGCGCCGCCGCAAACTCAGGACCTTCCTGACCTGTTTGACCCTGACTATCCTGACTTTCACCATCATGAGCTTCACCGCAGTTAAATCACTGCGTGAACATACTTACGTTAAATTCAATGATGCCAAGCCCTACCACGGCTTATTCATGAAAAATCTCGGCTGGCACGATCTGCCCCGTGAAACTCTGTCCATTGTCAGCAATGACTTTGATGAAAACGGTATTGTCGCCCCGCGCGGCTGGATGGAGTTGAAGGACAAAACAACTTCCGCTGTCACCCCGGTCAGCTTCGGCAATAAGCAGGAAGAGGTAAAAGGACTGGTGGGGCTCGGCTCCATGGAACCGCATGTCAGCGGAATTGATAAAATTCTGGTCAGCGGCAAATGGCTGATACCCGGCAAGAACAACCAGATTCTGCTCTCACAGGAAATGGCAACGCGCCTCGGTGCTTCCGCCGGGGATGTCGTTGACGTCTGGGGCAGTTCCTTCCTGCTGACGGGTATTTTCAACGGCAAAAAATTCACCGAACACACCGACCTTGACGGCGAACCCATGACTCCGGTCATCTTCCCTTCCGCCGCTGCGCAGGAGCTCAGTGAAGTTGAAGCCGAAGCCATTGAATCCGGCGAAGATATCGACACCTTTCAGGGTCGTTACACCCACATTCCCGGCGATGTAACTGCCATCATCCCCTACGAAACCCTCATGGCCATGGGCGGACACCTCAAGGCTCTGGCTATCGCTCCGATATCCGGTGAGTTCTCCAAGGAAACTGTAAACGGCATGATCGACCGTTACGGACTGCCTATCTTCAGTTGCGATAGCAGCGGCACATACATCTGCCAGTCCTCGGACACCATGAATTATTCGGGCATGGGTAACATCCTCATCCCGCTGATCATTTCCGCGCTCATCGTTTTGAACACCATGATTACCAGTGTTTATGAGCGTAAAAAGGAAATCGCGGTTTATACTTCCATCGGTATGGCCCCGACCCACGTATCTTTCCTGTTCATTGCCGAGGCCATCGCCTTTGCAGTTATCAGCGTGGTGGTGGGTTACCTGATCGCCCAGACAGCATCCGGCCTCTTGGCCGGGACCCCGCTCTGGGCGGGCATGACCGCAAACTACTCGTCCATGGCGGGCGTAGCGGCCATGCTGCTGGTCATTGCCGTAACTCTGATCTCGGTCATCTATCCTTCCAAGGTAGCGGCGAACATCGCCATCCCGGACGTCAACCGCTCATGGAAAATGCCTGACACCGACACCAACACCATCGAAGCCACCCTGCCCTTCCTGCTCAAACATAAAGAGCAGCAGGACGCGGGCGGATTCATGCTTGAATATCTTGAATCACACACCGAAGTTTCCCACGGACTGTTCTCCACTTCGGAGATCGAAGTAAACTTCAGTCAGGAGCACCTGCCTGAATCGGTCTGCGACCTGCTGGAAGGCTGCCCGGACCATATAACCTGCTTCCGCTTCAACGTGCGGGTCTGGCTGGCTCCCTTTGACTTCGGGGTCAAGCAGATGGTGGAACTGCGCTTCCGTCCCTCTGAAGCACATCCGCAATTCCTTGAGGCTGTGCTTTTCATCACCCGTGAATCCGGTGAAATAGGAGCATGGAAGCGGCTGAACAAAGACTTTATCAACGCCATCAGAAAGCAATTCCTCGTCTGGCGTTCACTTGATCCGGAAAAACAGAAGAGCTTCCGCGAGAAGGTTCCGGAAATGATGGCCTTCGGTTTCACCGGACTGAATACAAGCAACAAACTTGCTGACCTTTAAATATAAGGATTCCACAGATGCATGGTAAAATAAGGAAAAGAGCGATTCTGCTGGGTACCCTTTTCGGGCTGCTCATCTGCGCCTTCACCCCTTTCAATAATGCCTACTTGAACGCTACGCCGCTGGCAGGAGGACATTTTCCGCTGGCTCCGTTCTTCATTCTGGCCTGGCTGACCGCAATCTGCGCGCTGCACCGCAAGCTGCTGCGCTCGCATCCGCTGCTGACCGGGCTGGACCTGATGACCATGTGGATCCTGATGGTCATTGTTTCCGGTATTGCCTACACCGGACTGGCAAGAACTTTTTTTATCAATCTTACCGCGCCCTTCCATTTCGCCACCATCGGCAACAGGTGGAAGGAAGTGCTCCAACCGCTGCTGCCCGAAGCCCTGCACCCCACTGACCCCAAGGCCGTGGAGCAGCTCTACAACGGCATCAAGGGCGGTCCGTTCATGGACAACCTTGAAGTATTCCAGTCCATCCCGTGGGCGTCGTGGCTCACACCGCTCATGTGGTGGGGCATCTTCATTCTGCTCTGCTACTTCATGATGCTTTGTCTGACCAACATCTTCAGCAGGCAGTGGGTGGAGAACGAACGCATCAACTTTCCGCTGCTGCAGCTGCCCCGCTTCATGGAAGAAGCCATGGATCAGGGCTTGTACGGCTCGTTCCTCGGCAACAAATTCTTCCTCATCGGGCTGATCTTCTGTATCTGCCTGCACACCATCAACGGCCTGCATTTCTACATCCCCTCGGTGCCGGAAATGCCGACCCTGATTCTAGCCGGGAAATACTTTTCCAAAACCGGGCTTTTCTCCGGCTTCTACAAGCTGAAAATCTACTTCTACCCCGCTTTTGTGGGTTTCGCCTTTCTGGCTTCACGCCAGATTTCTTTCAGCTTCTGGTTCTTTTTCCTGCTCGGCGGACTCTTTTACGGAATCCTCAGTATTGCCGGGCTGAACATCCCTGCTTCCGCATTGGGAGTAACCTTCGGCCCGACCCTGACCCGGCCTGAAGAAACCCAGATGATCGGGGCCTATCTGGTATTTTTCATCTTTATCATCTGGCTGGCCCGCCAGCATCTCAAGCAGGTCATCAAAGAAGCATTCGGAGCCCAGTCCACCCGCGGTGAAGCGGAATGGATGTCCCTGCGCTTCTCCTTCTGGGGACTGGCTGTATCCGGCCTGCTGCTCACCGGATGGTGCGTATACTTCGGCATCCCGCTGCTGGTGGCGGTAGTGGTCCTGCTGGCCTTTTTCGTCTTCACGCTGGTGGCCTCCAAGGCAATTTGTCAGGGCGGTATCGCCTATTTTACCCTGACCGCCGCCCCACTTGACTGCGTGACCACAATTTTCGGGTCCAAATTTTTCGGATCGGTTGGAATTGCGGTCACCGCCATGTGCCAGAAAATACTTTTCGTGGACCTGCGTGAATCGCTGATGCCTTCACTGGTGCACGGCTCCAAAGTCAATGAATGGCTGGATAACAAACGGCTCTTCCTGATCGGCATAACCGTAATCCTGCTGCTGGGTGTAATCGTATCCTTCGGGGCCATGCTTATGGTCTGCTACAAATACGGTATCCGCGAACTGCAGCTGGACTGGGCCACCCGCACTTCCATGAACGTCTACGACAACGTGGTACGCATCATTCAGGAACCTGCCGCAGCCTCGCACTGGGTAACCACCTTCGCCACCATGGGCGCGGTGATCATGTTCGCGCTGGTGCTGGCATACAACAGACTGCCGTGGTGGCCGCTGCATCCCATCGGATACCTGACCGCCTACAGCTCAGCCATGAAGATTCTCTGGTTCAGCTTTTTCCTCGGCTGGATATGCAACCAGCTGACCCTGCGCTACGGCGGAGTCGGGCTGTTCAAACGGGTTCGCTACCTGTTCTTCGGCCTGATCATGGGAGATTTTTTAATGGGCGGCATATGGGCCTTGTATGGACTGTACGCAGGGCAGAGTTATCAGGTCCTGCCGGGCTAATAAAAGCAAGTTAACTACATACTGAGATATACAATATGCACAACGATAAAGAGCTACAAGAATATCGGGACCTGCTGAAAACCCCGACCCATTTTGAAGAGGGCTTCGACTGGAAAACAGTAGTCGGTGCCATCTTCATCGGCTTCTTGATGATGCCGGGCAGTATGTACCTGCAGCTGGTCATCGGTCAGGGCATCGGCCCGGCCGCGCGCTGGGTAACAATTATTCTCTTCGCCGAAATCGCCAAAAGGTCGTACACCGAGCTGAAACAGCAGGAAATTTTCCTGCTCTACTACATGGCCGGGGCGGCTCTGGCCTCGCCATTCTCAGGCTTGCTATGGCAACAATATTTAGTGCAGTCGGACGCAGCGCGCATGCTGGGACTGACCGAATTCATCCCCGCATGGGTGGCCCCGCAGCCGGGATCGGATTCGCTCATTGAACGAACTTTCTTCCACCGCGACTGGCTCATACCGATACTGCTGCTGGTGGGTGCCCAGATTGTCCAGCGAATAGACCATTTCGGACTGGGCTATGCCCTGTACCGCATCACATCAGACGTGGAAAAACTGCCCTTCCCCATGGCTCCGGTCGGCGCGCTGGGTACCATGGCACTGGCAGAATCCACCGAAGAAAAACAAGCCAGCTGGAAATGGCGGGTCTTCTCGGTAGGGGGTGTCATCGGACTGGCTTTCGGGGCAGTCTACGTGCTCCTGCCTGCGGTTTCGGGGTTACTCTTTACGGAACCGATCAGGATAATCCCCATACCGTGGGTGGAGCTTACGCCGTATACGGAAAAAATTCTGCCCGCCGTGGCAACAGGTATCCAGTTTGACCTCGGACTGTTCTTCATCGGTATGGTTCTGCCTTTCTGGGCTGTTATCGGCGGACTGATCGGGATTGTCATCACCATTGTTGCCAACCCGGTACTTTATGAGCACGGCATCCTGCACCGCTGGCATCCGGGTATGGAAACCGTTGAAACGGTCTTTGCCAACAACTTTGACTTTTATATGAGTTTTTCCATCGGGCTGGGTCTGGCCATCGGTATTATCGGTATCTGGTACGTGGCCAAATCATTCCGTGGCGAACACGCCAAAAGCCGTGAATCATGGAGTAAACTTTTCGAGCCGCCGGAAGGCCGCGGGGATATCAACTTCTGGGTCTCCATTGCCATTTATGTCTTCTCTACCCTTGCTTACGTAGGTATGAGTCTGCTGCTGGTACCCAATTTCCCGTGGATATTCTTCCTGCTCTACGGCTTTATCTACACCCCGGTGATCTCGTACATCACCGCGCGAATGGAAGGTATTGCCGGACAATTTGTAAGTTTGCCGCTGGTACGTGAGGCCAGCTTCATCGCCGGGGCAAAATTCTTCGGCTATCAGGGTATTGAAATCTGGTACGCACCGATCCCCATCCACAACTACGGGGAAGCCACAGTCCATTTCCGCGAAATTGAACTGACCGGAACTTCCATCCGGGGTATCATCAAGGCGGAACTTGTTGTTTTCCCGGTGGTCATGATCGCCAGCCTGCTCTTTTCGCAATTCATCTGGCAGCTTGCGCCCATTCCGTCATCCAACTACCCGTACGCACAGGAACTCTGGCACTTGCAGGCCCTGAACACCCTGCTCATGCAGACCTCCACCCTTGAAGGTAACTCCCTGTTCTTTCAAGCCTTGAGCGGCCCGGTGGTCATGGGCGGTATCAGTCTGGGACTTGTGCTCTATGCCATACTGAATGCATTAGGTCTGCCTGTTCTGCTGGTCTACGGTGTGGTCAGGGGACTTGGCCAAAGCACGCCCCACGGATTTATTCTGGAGGTTGCCGGAGCATTGATCGGCCGTTATTTTTTTCAGAAAAAATACGGTGCCATGTGGAGGCAGTATGCCCCGGTCCTGCTGGCAGGCTTCTCCTGCGGCATGGGCTTGACCGGAATGTTTGCCATGGGCTGCACATTAATCCTGAAATCACTGGGGAAAATGGCCTATTAATACATCAGAACTAGCTCGTTTACCCCAGACCGGGTTAACAATTAATGCTTTGCGGATGAGTTAAAAATGGTTTAGGTACTTTGCTCCGGAGTAATTATCCGTTTAGCAGTGCTAGCGTGATTTTATGCCTTTGCCCATGAATAGGGCAGGCTTTCAGATAAGGATTAATAATGGATCGTAAGAATATAGCATGGGACGGCATCAGCTTTGACGTGCCGCCTGAGTTCGAAGTCAGCGGGATAGACAAAAGATTTCTTCAGCTTGATAACGGGGAACACCCCTGTATTGAGCTGCGCTGGTATGACGCAGGCAGAACCTATAAAGAAAAGACCTATTTCAGGCAGTTGGCCAAAAAAATTGAATCCGCTTCCGGTCTGAAGATAGAATCTACAGTACTGCCCGCTTCATGGAAGAATCCACTTAAAAAGTACAATACCACTGCTTTTTACTGGCAGTCCGACCTCGCCACCGGGCGCGGAGTCATGTTTTATTGTAAAAAAGCCGGCAAAGTCATGCTGGTTCAATTCATCGGCAAAAACGATGAACAGATCGACAGTGCGGCGGTCATGCTCTTTGAGAGCCTGAAATTCAGCAATCCCGATGGGGATCAGTGCTGGCGAATTTATGATATGAAAGCAACCATGCCCGGCAGCATGGAAATTGAATCATTTGAATTCAAGCCGGGAAGGTTCAGTATCACCCTGAGCGACCAAACAGATACTGTTTCCCTGTACAGATTCAGCCCGGCGGATGTGATCCTCAAAGACTGTACGCTGGGGGAATTCTCCAAAAAACTGTTTGACGAAGATATTAAAAAAATGGGCCTCTCAATTGCCGAACTGGAATACGGTGAAGGCTCCACCTGCATGTTCGGGCAGGAAAAAGGTCCCTCCACTGCGGCTCTGGCTTTATCCAAACTGAGTCCCAAACGCCGCCCCTACGGTCAGGTCGAAATCCGCTACACTCAGGAGAGCAACCGCATTCTGGCCGTCATGGTCAAGTCCCGTCAGCACATTCCTGAAGACCGGGCCAAAAACATATTTAAACAATATGAAATTGTTCAGTAAAAAAAAGCAGATTATCCCGGAAATGACCCGTGGCGAAGCCATGGCCTGTAAACCTGTTAAGAACCGGGACATAACTGAAACCCGCATGGATAACGGGCTGATAATGCTTTCTTACCCGTTGCGACTCAAGCCCCTTTTTGCAGACGTAGCTAAAAGATTCGGAATGTGGAAAGACGGCTCCCCGCCCATTAAAAGACTGGAACTGGATGAAATGGGAACGCTGGTCTGGGATATGATTGACGGTAAAAACAGTGTCCGCAAGATAGCGGCAAAATTTGCTGAAAAATATCAGGTTCTGCCCCGTGAAGCAGAGGTCGCAGCCGCTTCTTTTCTACGGGACTTGGGGAAAAGAGGCTTAATAGCCTTCAACGCAGCTAACCACGGGTCAAAATAATCTTTGCCCGCAAAAAAAGAATAAAATAAGCCCTTACCCGCAAGTCAGCTTGATATACTCTTCAAAGCTAACCCCGTTCCAGACCTTGCTCACCCAATAGGCAGCAGCCCAGATCATAAGTGACGAAGACTGGACATCAGAAAGCCGTTTCAACTTCGCTTCCAAATTAGGCCAACTCACACCATGATTGTTGTGAATGTTGTCATTTTCGCACGCTTCTTCAACCTGCAAAAACAGATAGGCCCCTTTGCACTGATTCGGCAGGATTTTTACACCCTGATACGATTCCAGCACGGTCTTAAGCTCTGCTACGTTTAATTCCTGCGCAACAGAACGCATGGATTTAAAAAACATATCCACAGCCCAAGGCAGAATAAACTCTGCTCCGGCACTTTTGGTCTTGAAATAATTTTTTAGCCACTGCTCGTGATCGTGCGTAATTCTGGCTGCAACCTGCGGCATATCTTCCTCCTAAGGCTACTCCTCTACTGATAACACCAACTTAATAACCACATTTTCTAAATATATCAAGACTTTTTCTAGAAAATCAACAGAACTATTTAACGATCAAAACTTTCACGTATCTGCTTAAAAAGACTGAATAAAAGTGCTCCAGGAACAGCTTTGCCATTAATTTCCATACTATCAATGCGTACAACAGTATTATTATTGGGAGTTACGTTCTCTTCAGTAACCAGCACAATTTTCTTCTGTGTCGCAGCACCGCTTTCACTGGCATCAATTACCAAAACCCACTGCCCGCCGCTTTCCTTCCACTCAAGGTCAACGCTTCTATGAGAAGTTATACTATTTTCCAGAAGTTTTACAAAGTCTTCCAAAGAAAAATGCTTGCGCCCTTTTCCTGCTACGCCAAGATACTCTCCCTCTGAGTTACGAATAACCAAAGGATTCGCAAGGTAACCGGAAGAAGGAAAAGAAGACTCATCCGGTCCGGTGTCACCGGCACGCAGAAGTCTGAACAACTCCGCCCGATCACGCTTCAATCGACCGATTTCCATGGCCATATCCATGATACGCTCATTGGTTTCGGCAGAGAGCTTGCGTTTCTCAGTACGCAAGGTTGAAAGCTCTTCCCGCAAGTCACGCAACTCAGTCTGGAATAGAGCCTGATTGGACAAAAGATCCGAAACCTTCCCAAGGACAGATGAAAGCCCTTTGATCACGGTCTGCATATCAGAACTGGATTCAAGACCGGCTTCATTGATCAATTGTTGATCATTATTTATCGTATCTACCAATGCGCCGAATTTTAAGCTTAATTCATTTTCAATTTGTTCAGTTGACCAATTCATTCCATACATTTCGCGTATCCTCCTGAAAATTTCCACAGCTTCTACAGAGTACTTCTGCCTGCGCCCATCATCTCCCGATGAAGGCAAAAATTTCGAGTACTTATCCTTATAATACACCACTGTTGAAGGAGGGATACCCAACCTTCTTCCAACCTCTCTCAAACTTAAAAACTGACTCGACATACCCCTTGCTCACTTGTTGTTCAAATTAACTTTAAACAATATATAACTCACCAAAAACAACGCGTCAATACTTTTTGAACAATTAATTGATCAAGACAACAAACAATTGATCAACACAAAATATATAACTGACAGCAAATACTATCCTTCAGTGATAGACAGTTGAAAAATCGTGATTATATTTAAATAAGATGGGAAGAACTTCGACGGAGGGTATGTGGAAATAGGATCAAAACCATATAAATTATGCGAATTGAGTCGCCCTGAAGAAACATTTGAGTGCGTATTGTGACGGGATAACACCCCACAGCCGCGTAGCGCGGCATACGCACTTTTCGCTTGCCCTGCGTGCCACATAAGGTGTAATTGAAACTGAAGAAAGTTGGGTCAACGCCAAACCCCGAAAACTACAACGCGCCAAATATGCTAGAAAAAATAAAGACTACCAATCTTCAGGAAGGAATGTTTGTTGTCTGTTCCGCCAACGGCTTCACCAGCCTTCCCGCTGAGCTTTCCAACAAAGCAATCGCATCAAAAGCAGACATCTCCGCCATACTTCAGCTTAACATCAGCGAAGTCCTGATTGATTCGGAGAAAAGTGCCGCCCCAAACAGCTTCCCCCAGAGCACTTATTCTGAAGAAATCCTCTTCGCACGCGAAGCCTACAGCAACGCCCTGAACTGTGTACAAAAAATATTTCAAACAATTGCAGATCAGGGTCAGCTTGAAATAGCCGAATACAAAAAAGACATCACCCCGCTTATCGATTCCATCGACAGGAATAACAGTGCTGCAGCCAGCCTTACCGTTCTCGCCCGCACGGACAGATATCTACTCACCCACAGTCTGAATACCACAATCTTAAGTGCTATCCTTGGACGCTACATGGGGCTTTCCCGCGACCTGATAGAAGAACTTTCAATGACCGCCATGCTGATGAACGTGGGGCAACTCTGGATTCCTCAAAAAATACTTCAAAAAAAGGGTAAACTTTCCAGAGAAGAATTTCAGCAGATCAAGGAACACTCCCTGAAAGGCAGCCGGTACCTTGAAAAGCAGAACACCCCTGCGACAATAATCAAATCTGTTCAAGCACATCACGAAAAATATGATGGAACAGGCTACCCGGATGGTCTTGCGGGCAATGACATTCCGCAATTTTCACGCATCATATCAATCTGTGATGCATATGATGCCATGACCTCGGACCGCCCTTACCGTGAGGCCATGACTCCGAACGCAGCCATCAAGCACCTGTATTCCATGGCAAATTCGGCCTTCCATCCCAGATACCTGGAAAGTTTCATTAAATGTGTGGGGATTTATCCGGTAGGCTGCTTTGTAAAGTTATCCGACGGTCGTTACGGGGTTGTTGTCACCAACACCCCCAAAGCTCCGCTGCTGCCGCAGGTAAAAATCGTGTTCAACAGCAGATTCCGGGCTATTCACCCAGAATTCGTGGACCTTTCCAAGCGGTCAGAAGAAACACAGGGAAATAATCTGGAAATTGTGGAATGCATCCACCCCAAGACGTTCAAATTGGAACTGGACAGATTCCTCTGGTAAATCAGAAAATTAGACGAACTCAACTTCTACGCGCTCAACATAATCCTTGAGCGCGTTAAATTCTGCACGTACTTGAATCAGATCGTTTTGAGCTGCGCATGACTCTATCCTACGCCCGATGCCACCCAGCTGCAAAAAGCCGTAATTCAATGCCGAGCCTTTGATATTATGG
This genomic window from Desulfovibrio sp. JC010 contains:
- a CDS encoding peptide transporter, yielding MHNDKELQEYRDLLKTPTHFEEGFDWKTVVGAIFIGFLMMPGSMYLQLVIGQGIGPAARWVTIILFAEIAKRSYTELKQQEIFLLYYMAGAALASPFSGLLWQQYLVQSDAARMLGLTEFIPAWVAPQPGSDSLIERTFFHRDWLIPILLLVGAQIVQRIDHFGLGYALYRITSDVEKLPFPMAPVGALGTMALAESTEEKQASWKWRVFSVGGVIGLAFGAVYVLLPAVSGLLFTEPIRIIPIPWVELTPYTEKILPAVATGIQFDLGLFFIGMVLPFWAVIGGLIGIVITIVANPVLYEHGILHRWHPGMETVETVFANNFDFYMSFSIGLGLAIGIIGIWYVAKSFRGEHAKSRESWSKLFEPPEGRGDINFWVSIAIYVFSTLAYVGMSLLLVPNFPWIFFLLYGFIYTPVISYITARMEGIAGQFVSLPLVREASFIAGAKFFGYQGIEIWYAPIPIHNYGEATVHFREIELTGTSIRGIIKAELVVFPVVMIASLLFSQFIWQLAPIPSSNYPYAQELWHLQALNTLLMQTSTLEGNSLFFQALSGPVVMGGISLGLVLYAILNALGLPVLLVYGVVRGLGQSTPHGFILEVAGALIGRYFFQKKYGAMWRQYAPVLLAGFSCGMGLTGMFAMGCTLILKSLGKMAY
- a CDS encoding PqqD family protein, which translates into the protein MKLFSKKKQIIPEMTRGEAMACKPVKNRDITETRMDNGLIMLSYPLRLKPLFADVAKRFGMWKDGSPPIKRLELDEMGTLVWDMIDGKNSVRKIAAKFAEKYQVLPREAEVAAASFLRDLGKRGLIAFNAANHGSK
- a CDS encoding MerR family transcriptional regulator — protein: MSSQFLSLREVGRRLGIPPSTVVYYKDKYSKFLPSSGDDGRRQKYSVEAVEIFRRIREMYGMNWSTEQIENELSLKFGALVDTINNDQQLINEAGLESSSDMQTVIKGLSSVLGKVSDLLSNQALFQTELRDLREELSTLRTEKRKLSAETNERIMDMAMEIGRLKRDRAELFRLLRAGDTGPDESSFPSSGYLANPLVIRNSEGEYLGVAGKGRKHFSLEDFVKLLENSITSHRSVDLEWKESGGQWVLVIDASESGAATQKKIVLVTEENVTPNNNTVVRIDSMEINGKAVPGALLFSLFKQIRESFDR
- a CDS encoding HD-GYP domain-containing protein; translated protein: MLEKIKTTNLQEGMFVVCSANGFTSLPAELSNKAIASKADISAILQLNISEVLIDSEKSAAPNSFPQSTYSEEILFAREAYSNALNCVQKIFQTIADQGQLEIAEYKKDITPLIDSIDRNNSAAASLTVLARTDRYLLTHSLNTTILSAILGRYMGLSRDLIEELSMTAMLMNVGQLWIPQKILQKKGKLSREEFQQIKEHSLKGSRYLEKQNTPATIIKSVQAHHEKYDGTGYPDGLAGNDIPQFSRIISICDAYDAMTSDRPYREAMTPNAAIKHLYSMANSAFHPRYLESFIKCVGIYPVGCFVKLSDGRYGVVVTNTPKAPLLPQVKIVFNSRFRAIHPEFVDLSKRSEETQGNNLEIVECIHPKTFKLELDRFLW
- a CDS encoding Hpt domain-containing protein, giving the protein MVVRIVEKIEADLEGLILGFMEITRREIKELSIALESGDMTTAARLGHNIKGSALNYGFLQLGGIGRRIESCAAQNDLIQVRAEFNALKDYVERVEVEFV